TATTATTTCCTTTAATTTAACATTTTGATTTCTAAATCGAGCTCTACTTTTTTCATTTTTTAATCTTATTGCGTTTTGAGGACAATTATTAATACAAGCTAAACAGCTTTGACAATTATCATAAAAGGTGGGGCTAGTATCTACTTTTATATTATCTACAGGACATACTTTTTCACAGGTTTTACATCCATTACAATTACTTTCCACATAAAACTTCTTTACAAACTGCTTACTATTATCATTTTGATTCATAAGTTTTGTAAGACTTCTAATAATAGGATGTTTCTTAATATGATTTCTTCCAACTTTAATATCATCAATTATTTTAGCAAGATTTTCTTCTATATTTTTCTTTGGCTCCTTTTCCATCTGCTTAGTAATATCAAATCCTGGTAGAAAATTATCAACCATAAGTAATTCATTGATATAAGAAAATTTAATGTTATTTCTTTTTCCAATTTCCAACAGGTGATTAGTAACTCCTCCAGCAAAGGCACCATAAGTTGCTACCGCAAAAATATACTTACTATTTAACTTCACTTTATCTAAGAATTCTTCAACAATTTTGGGAACACCAAGACCATAAATCGGAAATACTATACCAATTTTTTCGTCTTCAAATTCAAAGTTATCTTCCTTTATCAATTTAGGAATAGAGTAATACTCCCCTCCAATTTTTTTTGCTACATATAAATTATTTCCAGTTGCCGTAAAATATAATATTTTCATAATTATCCTCCTTGTGTTTTTCACTATAATATAACACGTATATCAATGACTACAAAAAACATTTTTAATTTTCATTCTCTATGTTGTAACCATTATAGTTACAACTAAATCATTTGTCAAATTCAAAAATATAGTATAGTTATATTGCGTTCACTTCATATAGATTCTTCTAGCTTTTTAATTTTAATTTTTATAAAAATATATTAATAATTTTATTTAATATACCTTTAATACTTAGAAACAAAGAAAGAATATTTTATTAATTTAATGTAAAAGCTATGATTGAAAATTAATTAATAAAAGGAGATTATTACTATGGATAAAGACCGTGCACTGGAAATTGCTTCTTCCCCAGTTATGGCTAATGTAACTTATCATGGATCCCCAATTTACATCGATAGTGTAAATGATAATAGCAAAACTGCAAATATACATTTTCTTAACAAACAAAAAAATTTACAAGAGATATCCTTAATTAATCTACAAGAACATTAAAAATATAGCAACTATTTTATATAAAAGTAGTTGCTATATCTACATAGTCATCTCATTTTAAGAATATACTTTTCCTATTTGCTTGAAATTTATTTGATGATAAATTAATTAAGAATTCTTCAATAGCGGAAATACCTGCAAGCACACAAACTATGTACACCATAATATCTGATTGAAGATACTTAAGTGATAGAGGGAATATAAACAGCATAACCCCTGTAATTTTATTGCCATATGTATGAAGCATCCCAAAGGTTTTATACTTTATAAACACCACCGTCATTGACATAACTCTTATTATTCCAATAATAACTATCCAAATAATGATTTCAACTGTTAGATTTATTATCGGATATAACACAATTATCAGTACTATACACATTATCAAATCTGCAACTGAGTCGAGTTTTTCTCCCAATTTGCTTGTCGTGTAAGTTTTTCTTGCTATAAATCCATCCAAAATATCGCTAATTCCACAAAAAGAATAAATTACTAAAAATTCTATACTTAATGGTTTTAGCAAAGCCAATATAAGTCCAAGAAATATTCTTGAAATTGAGATATAATTTGCTATTAATTTCAATTTATTACCTCATAAAATATAAAGTTTCTATATTTATTTATATAATTTTAGACTTTCCCCTTGACTAGCAATCCACATATTTAAAAGTTCTTTTAGTTCATCAACTTTTTCTTTATCTGTAGACCCATCATTAGGTTTTAGCTTTTCTACAACTTTGAACTCAAAGGCATCTTCTCCGTAAGTAGCCCAATCTTCTTGTAATTTTTTAATTTTACTCCTACCCAAATTTAATCGGAACTTAATTGATTCAAATGGCTTATATAAATTTGTACATATATCTACAAAAGAATATCTATTAACCGTATTATATACTTGAATTATACCCATCTCTATTTCTTGCTGCTTATAATTATTTATAATTTCTTTTTTGTTCATATCTCTCATAATATTAACCTCACAATTCTTATAATATTTACTTCCGTCATTTGTTCTGCTCAAGTATCCATAGTCTACTAGGTATCGGCGTATTGTTGCATCATCTTCATAAATGGTTTTAATGACTTTCTTTACTTCAGTTTCCGTGTAGTCTCTATCAGGCTCAAATAAATCAGCAAATCTTGGCAATAATGCTTTCCTTTTCTCTTCTTTAACAGGGAAAACTCGAAGCTTTGGATTTGTTATTTTGGGCATCTTTTCTTCAGCTAATTCCATAACTGCCAAAAATGCTCTTGCTTGTCTTGCTCTTTCTCTCAATGCAAATCTCATATTTCTTACTGTGGATTCTGTACATGCAAGCTTCATTGCAATTTCCTTACCACTATATTTATTCGATACCATATCTAAAAATTCTTTTTGAATTTCAGTTAATCCAGTATATTTTTTGTCCAACATCAGCAGTCTTTCAATAGGATTTCCATGTCTTCCAGTATGAGTATTTATACAATCATCATTTTCACCAATATATTCTCCACATATCAAACAAATAAATTCTGCTTTTTTACCATCCCATACATAACCTCTTTTAAAATCTTCTATAGTTGCATTACGGATAAATTCCTCCACACCTTTCTCCCATCTATTAAATTCATAGACATAATAACATTTATTCTATTTCTTTGTCAATAACACTTTTATAGTAAATAAAATAATATGAATATTATATTTTTTAGTATATTTCATTATTGTTACATTTACACCTGGACCTACAAATATTGTTCTTAAATCTCTATTTGCTTCACTAAAGCTAAGTAACTATTGCATATATACATTATAAATTCCTATTTCATCTTTTAATTTGTTAATAATCCTTTTTAATTTTTTTAATTTAATTTATTATCACATTTTGTTGAAAAATTTCATAAACTATTTATTAAGTAAGTAACAAATAAAGGAGCAAAACTTTATATGAGTAAATCAGAAGATGGATATATGTACAAATCAAAAGACGATGATATGTACAATATGTGCAAAGCCAAAGACCATGATATGTACAATATGTGCAAAGCTAAAGATGATGATATGTACAATATGTGCAAAGCTAAAGACGATGATATGTATAAATCAAAAGAATATGCGCGTGCATATATCTTACCTCAAAAATATGAAAATTTGTTTTCATGCAAAGAAGGATTTTTAATGGGGACAATATTTAAAGATCTTTATAGACCCTATCATGATCATGACTGCAAAAAAAATAAATGTGAGAGGTGAGACATTATGTGTCCGATGAACAATGAATTAAATAATATAATGATATATAATTTTTGTGCTGTAGACCTTAACCTATACCTTGATAATTTTCCCAATGACAAAAATGCTAGTGAAGATTACAGTAAAGTATCTTGTAAATTAACTAGTTTAATTCATGAATATGAAAAAAAACATGGCCCATTAACAAACTTTGGTTCATCTTTTGTAGAAGATCCAAAAGCTTGGACAGATGAACCATGGCCTTGGGATAATTATTAATAGGAGGAAGAAAAACTTATGTGGTATTATGTAAAAACATTAGAATATCCAATAAATTTAAAATGCAAAGATCTTAATATGGCAAAATATCTAATAACACAATACGGTGGTCCTGATGGTGAATTAAGTGCAGCACTTAGATATTTAGATCAACGTTATTCAATGCCAACTGGCAAGTCTAAAGCTCTTTTAACAGATATAGGCACAGAAGAAATGGCCCATGTTGAAATGATTGCAACTATGGTACACCAACTTATGGAAAATGCTACAGTTGATGAACTTAAGAAAGCAGGTCTTGGTGGAAGTTATGCTGACCATAGAAAAGCTCTGTTTTATACTGATGCTACCGGAAACCCTTGTCCTATAAAACAGCGACATTTTGGAAAGAATACACAATTAGTATTATACCTTCCAAGCTATCTAGCTTTGAAGGCAATACAAAGTTAGAACCTCCTAGGTAATATAACTCTTATCTATTCTATATAATAAAAATTATCTAGAATAGCCTGCCATCTTCTGATTATATTTTATCATTATAAACAAAAAATCACCTACATAGAGACGTATTTACATCTCTAATAAATGATTTTATAATAGTATTCTGATTTATTTTTATGTTTTAGATATCCTCTAAAAATTATTATTTTCCTAATAATTCATTAACTAATGATTTAACACTATCTACACACTGACCGCAACGAGTGTCAACATTTATAACAGATTGTATCTCTTCAAATGACTTAGCACCATTTTCAATGGCATCCCTTAAATTCTGTATAGTAACATTAGTACATCCACACACTACTTTATCATCATCCATTATATTCACTCCTTTGAATCTTTTGAATTTTAAACATTACTTATTTTAACATTTATTAGTCTCACCATTTATTGCTTTACTATGTGTACTTTATAAATTATTATTTTACTAACTTATGAAGTATAGTCTTTTAAATTTATTTAGTTACTTGCAGAGCTATTCATTGAATACTATACTATATTATGTAGCATATTCTTTATTATGTACGTAGGCACATAATAAAATAACCTGTCAGTCTGTCTCCTTGCTTGATGAAAAACATTCATGGCAAATTTGGACTTGTTATTTTCCTTCATATGCTTAATAAAAACTCATGGAATGAGAGGGCGATTTATGAATAAAAAAGAAATATTGGAATTAAAAAGACGTTTAAAAAAGGACGACTGTACATTTACCAGAATGTGCGGTTGCTATGTAGATGGTCAAAAAAATATTGTTTTAAATATCAAAGAAACTTTTTTAACTCTACAAGAGATAGAATTTTTTAAATATTTAGAGATTGCAAGAAAAACATTATCTGGAACTGTGGGAAATAATCTTCTAGAACTTAATTTTCCCCTTGATGAAGAAAATATAGGCGGTAGACAACTTTCTCTAATGGAACTAAAAAAAAGCAAATTAAAAAATGATGCTCTACTTGATAACTTCTATAAATTAATTATAGATAGTTATGACTACACAGGTAATTTTCTAATACTTATTTTTCACGATGCATACGATGTTATGACAAAAACTACAGATAATGCAAAATTAGATGAATCCGAAGAAGTATATGAATACCTATTATGTGCAATATGTCCGGTATCACTTTCAAAACCAGGTCTTGGATATCTTGAAGATAAAAATCGAATTGGAGCACGTCTTAGAGATTGGATAGTTGGTGCCCCTGATCTTGGATTTGTATTTCCAGCTTTTACAGACCGTAGTACTGATATTCATTCTATTATGTACTATACAAAAAATGCAAAAGATCCACATCCAGAATTAATGGAACAAGCTTTAGGCTGTAGTTCAAAACAAACTGCTACTGAACAAAAAGAAGCATTCAATACTATTATTCGTAATGCCATTGGCAATTATGAAGAAAAATCTGATCATTTATTCATGGAACTTCAAGAAACTCTTAATAATATGGTAGATGATCATACTACTGTTAATGGTAAAGATGCTGAGCCTATAATTTTGACTAATGATAATATTCAAGATATTCTAATTGAAAGCGGTATTCCTGAAGAAATTACTGCAAAAATCGAAAAATCCTATAAGGAAGAATTTGGTGATACACCTCCTGCAGTAGAACATTTAATCGATACAAAAGCATTAGCAGCAAATGAGCAAAGAAAAAAGGAAGAGAGACTTGAAAAAAAAGTACGAATACTAGAAGAAAGACTTGAAAAAACAAAAATAGATGCTGAATTAGATTCAGAAAAAGAATTAGCTTTGGAATTAGAAACTGATCTCATATTGAAAACAGAGACTGATATCATGTTAGAAACAAATTCTGACATTAATTTAGAATCAGCTTCCGACTCTAAGTTAGAATCAGCTTCTGACGCAGAAATAGAATTTGAGAACAATACTAATCCAAACTATGATATTGTACTTCAAGTAAAGCCTCAAAAAGTAACTCAAATAAAATCACAAATAATTGACGGGAAAAAATGTATTGTTATTCCTATGGATGATGATGAACAAGCCAATGTAAATGGTGTTAATACATTGCTTTAATTCATAAAAGAGACTAATATCTATGATTATTATGGATATTAGCCTTTTTGTTATACATTTTAACAATGTCTCCTATACAGCATTTATATCATTTTTTTCAATAACACCATAGGCTATAGATCCAAATTTAGTATTTCCATAACATTTTTGAATTCCTAATTTCTCAAACTCACCACTACCAACTCTTTCTTTAATAACAACACGATTTTTACAAACACGTAGTGCCTGTATAAGGGTTTCTTTTTTTAATCCTCCTTGCTGTGCAAATGGCCTTAAAGAATTTATTGCTACTGATTTTTTATTTGGTCTTTTAAACATAGGGTCAAAATAAACTACATCAAAGCTATTATCTGGTTGACTTAAAATATATTCTTCATAAGATGAATTAATAACATCTATCCTATCCATAAATGTTTTAGTTTCCTCATCTATATCTTTATAATCATTTAATCCATTTTTAGTTATACAAGCAATATACTTATTAACTTCCGTGCCAACAACCTTACCCTTTTCGCCGACAATAGATGCAAATACTATAGCATCTGTAGCCATTCCTAAAGTACAATCTAATACCCTATCCCCTTCCTTTAAATTCATAGCTTCTACCATAGGTTGATTAAAACCATCTTTTATTGTATTCAACTTAAGTCCTGATGTACTTGGATGCCAAAAAAATGTATTATCGTCTCCCTTTAAAACAATTTTATCTTTCTCTACAAAGAGAAAATATTCTATTTTATTCATTTCACTAATTTTCTCTATGCTACAATTCCCTCTTTTTACATATGGTATATCTAATTCTTTAGCTATACCATATGCTTTATTTATTAAACTTTCATCTGGATTTCTTGTAGTTGTAATTGCAATCTTCATATTATTTACCACCCTATCTTTTGTTTTTTCCTGCAAAATAGCTATTGTAATTATTACATCCTATTTTGAATTTATCATATTAATACTATTGTAGCTAATATAATCGTATTATTAAACATTTTTTATAAGTTGCTTCTATTAATATCATCTTCTTTATATTTGCATTATTTAAACTAAAGTTGTTAATACAAGAAAAAAATTCCTTACGGTCGAGTATAAACGTTATCTGCAGAAAGTTCCGGAAGCTATTTCCTATATAATAAAAAAAGGAATCTCTGAAGTTTTATATACTCCAAAGGCTCCTTTTATTTTGATTAATATTCTATAACAAACCTTCTTTAGTTAGAAATTCAATAGCAACATCCTTAGGGTCTTTTTTTAATTCATCCACTTCATAGTTCAGTTCACTCATTACGTCATCATTTATTAAATCTCCTACTTCTTCAACCAGTGGTTTTATTTCTGGATATTTCTCTAATATTTCAGAACGTACAATAGGAATAGCATAATATGGTGGAAAAAAGTGCTTATCATCTTTTAAAACAGTTAAATCATATTTTTTTAATAATCCATCTGTTGAGAATGCATCTATAATATCACTTTCCTTGTTCATTAAAGCTGAATATCTTGGAGTTCCGTCTATTCCAATTTTATCTTTGAAATTCAAATTATATTTTTTAGATAATCCAATTAATCCATCTTCTCTATTTAGAAACTCTAATGTTGTAGTTGCCGTCAATCCATTGGAAACTTTAGCAACATCACTTATTGTTTTTAAATTGTATTTTTCAGCTGTTTCTTTTGTTACAGCTAAAGTATACGTATTATTAAAATTCATTTGTTTTAATACTTCTACATTAAACTTATCTTTATAATCTTTTTTTACTGTATTATAAACTTCTTCTACATCAGATATTGGTGGATACTTCAATACATCTCCATAAGCTGTACCACTATAACTTACATACATATCAACATCACCGCTTTTTAATGCTGAAAATATAACTTGAGTACCACCTAATGCAAATTTACGATTTACCGAAATATCAGTTTTAAGTTCAATAAGCTCTGATAAAATATTTCCTAGAATTTCTTGCTCGGTAAAGTCCTTACTAGCAATAGTAATTGTTTTCTCATTAGTAATCCTTTTTGACAATCCAGTAAACATAAATATTGCAACTATTACGCAAGCTGTAACAGCCAAAATTCCTTTTTGAATTTTTCTTGTTTTGATCTTTGATGCTGAACTTTTGTTATTACTTTTTTGTAAGCTAATTGGAGTAACTAATTTTTCAACTACCCCAAATAAAAAATCTACTAATAATGCTAATATACAAGATGGAATTGCTCCACCTAAAATTTGGTTGGTATTAACGGTTCTTATTCCAGAGAAGACTAAATATCCTAGTCCTCCACCGCCAATAAATGCTGCCATTGTCATAAGACCTACTGCTGTAACTGCAGAAATTCTAATTCCTGACATTATAACTGGTAATGCTAACGGAATTTGTACTTTAGTTAAAACTTGAAACTTAGTAAGACCTATACCTCTTGCTGATTCTAATGTTTGCGCATTTATACTGTTAATTCCTGTTGTTGTGTTTTTTATAATTGGTAAAAGTGAATATAAGACTACCATTACAATAGCAGGGGTTGTCCCTATTCCTAAAAATGGTATTGCAAAACCTAGTAATGCCATACTTGGAATTGCTTGAATAACACTAGCTATCCCTAAAACTGGCGTATTCAATTTTTTAATATAACTTATAAGTATTCCCAACGGAATACCAATTAGAATGGCTATTCCTACTGATAACGCAGTCAGTTTTATATGTTCAAATAATAATATAACTATTTGATCTTTTGCTCCGTATAAATAATTAAAAAATTCATTCATTCTACTCCACCTCCTCAGTATCTAAAAATTGTTCACTAAGTGTTGTAACTAAACTACTTTTTGTAATTATCCCTTGTAATAATCCATCATTATCAAGAACAGGCACTTGAGATATCTTATTTTCTTTAACAATTTCAAGAATATCTATTATTGTATTATCTTCACTTACTTTAATGAATTCCTTATTCATTATTTCCTCAACTGATATATTTCTATCCACTCTATTTTGTATTTGTTTTGCTGTAACAATTCCTAAAAGATGATTTGATTTATCAATTACCATTAAACTATCAACTTTTGAGCTTCTCATTTTCTCTACACATCTTAATAATAATGCATTTTTCAAGCAAGTAACTGGATGATCTATCATAATATCCTTGGCTTTTATAAATTCTGGTGAAGACCATATTCTATTTTTGCCAATAAACTCACTTACAAAATCATTCAATGGATTTTTAAGAATATTTTCTGGAATATCATATTGAATAATTTCACCTTGATCCATTATGCAAATCTTATCTGCTATTTTTATTGCTTCATCCATATCATGAGTTACAAATACAATAGTCTTCTTAAATTTGTCTTGTAAATCAATTAACTCATCCTGAAGTTGTATACGTGTTATTGGATCAAGTGCACTAAACGGTTCATCCATTAGAATTATCTCAGGATCTGTTGCAAATGCTCTTGCAACTCCAATTCTTTGTTGTTGTCCTCCACTTAATTCAGTTGGATAACGATCCAAAAATTCTTCACTATTTAAGCCAACCATATCCATAAGCTCATAAGTTTTCTTTGTAATAGTTTCTGCTTTCATCTTCTCTACTTTAGGTATTATTTCAATATTTTCCTTAACAGTCATATGTGGAAATAATCCAGTTTGTTGAATTACGTAACCTATATTACGTCTTAATTTAATTATATCCCTAGAAGTAATGTCATCTCCATTAATCAAAATTTGACCAGATGATGGTTTTATAAGACGATTTATCATTTTTAAAGTTGTTGTCTTTCCACATCCACTTGCCCCTATAATTGCAACTAATTCTCCTCTATTTATATTAAAAGATACATTTTTTAATACAATTTTGTTTTTAAAATCTTTCCGTACATTTCTGAATTCTATCATTAAAATCCCTCCTCATTTTATTGACAACTTATTTTTTTATACAAGTTGTTACTTTTGATAGTTTTTTAGTGACAACTTCATTTTACTATTAAGTTGTCACTTTGTCAAACTCATCTCAACGATAGTTATTCTTATATTTCTACGTTATTTAACAATATTAATGCACCTCGAAAATAGAAATATAGAGCATAATATATCTATTCCCATCTAAATAGATATATTATGCTCTATTATATTTATATATTATGGATATAAATATTTATTTACGCGATCGTAACAGCTTTCATCTCCTATAAAATAGAAAATATCGTTTTCCCGTAAGACTGCATATGGTCCTGGTGACATTTCAAGACACTCATTTCTTTTAATACATATAATTGTTGCAGATGTGTTATGCCAAAAATTAATTTCAGCTACTGTTTTATCTACGTATGGCGTTTCTTTAGATATTCGTATTTCAAATGGTATAAACGGATTTATAGATTTAAATCTTTCTGTTTTATTAATTAATTCAAGTAATTGTTCTTTCAAATAGTCATTTTCTTGTTTCTGACGTTCTAAACTATTTAATATGTTATTTCTTAAATCATTAACTGTTTTAATATTATCATATTGTTTAACAAATTTAATTGCATTTTCATTAGATTTTATAACCACGCCGCTTCCTTTAGTTATATCTACAATATCTACATCTGCTAATATGCAAATGGCTCTCCTAGCTGTTTCTGATGAAACTCCATACTGACTAGCTAGTACTGAACGTGTATATATCTTTTCCCCTACTATATAATCTCCATTTGCTATTTTTGAAGCAATATCTGCAGCAATTTGTTGATAAACTGGATGTACTATTTTTATTTTTTTTTCCATCGTAACCTTCATCCTTTTGTTTAAATTATATTTAAATATTGTCATTTAATCTTTAGATGTATTTTATCACAATTCTTTTATTCCTTCTATTAATATTTTAATTTTTCATTATCACAAAATAAATTTGATTCTCTTTTTTAATTTTCCTATATTATATATATCTAGTTATCTATATATCTAGAATATACTTATTAAGTGGATTTGACTCATTGGAAGGCAAAACTCATGTTAATAATATGATACCAGAACATGAATTCGGGTAAAATACATTTCCGAAGGCGAAAAGAAAAACTTAGCTGATATATATAAATCTAAAACCATATTCTCTTAATTTTTTGTTTGGAACCAGTCTTCCGAGTTCAGAAAAGTTTTTCTTCTAAATAATCTATTGCAGATTTTAAAAATTCTACTTTATATTTCGTCATTAATCAAAGCCTTCATTCTATTATTTGCATCAGGAATGGACTATTTTTAAAAATAGAATATTCAAAATATTCAGAGTATGATATAATATAATAAAATATATAAAGGTGGTATGCTTTATGGAGAAATATGGAGATCATGAAATAATCGTAATACAAAATAATGAAAATCAATACCCATATAAGGCAATTGCAAGAATAGGTGATAAGGAAATAAAGCATAAGGGACAGAGTGCGTCCGAAGCAATTGATTTAGTTAAACAAAGCATTAATAAGTTAAAATCAAAACACATACTTTAGCTGTAGTATATTGAAATCCCACTAAATAAAAATCAGTATATTTAAAATATCAAGCATCGAATCTACATAAAACCCCTCGACACAGTGTCGAGGGGTTTTACCTTATCAAAAATAACCAAGTAAAAATCTACTTGGTTATTTTTTATATTCAAATATTCCTTTTACTATTCAGGAAGAACTATTACAGTTGCTTTAGAATTTTTAATAACTTTGCTTGTTACAGATCCAACCATTCTAACTAGTCCTTTTTTTCTAGACTTTGTCATTATTATCATGTCATAATTGTCTTCTTCTGCCTTTTTTAATATCTGATCTGAAGCGTATCCAAAAGTAGCAAACTTTTGAACTGTATATCCTTCTAATCCCACTGATGCTTCATCTAAAGCTAAGTTACTTTCTTCTCTTATATCCCACATGTTAACTGGCATTATTAAGTCCTCAGCTACAATTATCTCTCTTACATTCATTAGTGTAATTTCAATATCATTTTTATCAAAGTATTTTTTTATCCAATTAATAGAATGGGTGCTTCTCTCAGTAGTATCTAATGGAACTAAAATCTTTATTTTTTTCATATTGAGCACATCCTTTCATAATTATGATTATAATTTATATATTCTACACTTTATAACATTTTCCTTTATTTTTTATTGTAATTTTTATATATTTCCCCATATTTTCTTCACGTACCAACTTATTTATTAGCCTCTTCCTCTAAAAAGAATTGGACTTGAACCAAATGAGTGCCCTTCTAGGTATAATTTATTTTCAAGTTTAATTAGTTCTTCAGCTAAAATTGTATTTGATCTTAAATCTGTAGGTTCTTTTACTATATCAAGTTTTATATCTTTATTTTTTCGATAATAACTATAATTTTTCCATAACCATCCTTTTATATTTTTCAACGTTGATGGCTTCCTAATAATTTCCATAGTGGTTTTTCTATATTTCTCAAATTCATCTTTTTCAACGTCATTTAATGCAGATAATTCATGTCCTAAATTTCTAGCCATTTTTTCATCTAGTTCTTGGCATAAAAATATGATTTGCTTTCTAATTAAATTAAAAAGAGGATATTGCACAACTAAAAAATTGGTTATGCAACAGTCCCTCTGGAAAAATACTAAGTTAATTATATTGCTCTAAGAGTACTTCTGAAATTCTAAGCATTAATGTTTCTATAGACCTAATTTTTTTAATATTAGTTGGTTATTTTCCTTTGATAAAAATTCGCGGATAACAGGTAAATTATCTTTTAAAACTTCAAAATGTTTTTCTATTTCTTCACTTGCGTATAAGATTCCTTTGAAATCCTTAATATGACTCTCTGCCATATTATTATCTTTTTTATCATTATAATAGCAGTAATCATCTTCTTTATTCCTACCATTCCAAACTTCACAACCTTCGAATGGGTTTGCAGTCCCAATATATAATTTATCTTCACTATCCACAAATAATATTCTTCCACCATAATTATTAGGATTATTTAAACCTGATTTTATTAGTCGCTTAAAGGTTCTACCATTTCCAGATTCATATAAATCAAAACCAATTGGATATTTAACTTCAGCTAAAATTCTAACAATTGCTGCATAAATATTAATTATTATTTCAGTAATAGGTGCAGTAATTCTAGCTTCAATAGCAGCTCTATTTCCAAGTAGAGTATCTAATATAACCTCCATATTACTTGAATCATCAAAGGTTGATATTAATAATTTACCTTCATATTCCTGTATTTGCCATGCATATACATTGAAAGGATTATTGAATCCTGATCCAAGTCCTGATATGCTTTCTCCTCTACTTCCTTTAGAAGGA
The DNA window shown above is from Clostridium beijerinckii and carries:
- a CDS encoding spore coat protein CotJC, whose amino-acid sequence is MWYYVKTLEYPINLKCKDLNMAKYLITQYGGPDGELSAALRYLDQRYSMPTGKSKALLTDIGTEEMAHVEMIATMVHQLMENATVDELKKAGLGGSYADHRKALFYTDATGNPCPIKQRHFGKNTQLVLYLPSYLALKAIQS
- a CDS encoding protein-L-IsoD; its protein translation is MKIAITTTRNPDESLINKAYGIAKELDIPYVKRGNCSIEKISEMNKIEYFLFVEKDKIVLKGDDNTFFWHPSTSGLKLNTIKDGFNQPMVEAMNLKEGDRVLDCTLGMATDAIVFASIVGEKGKVVGTEVNKYIACITKNGLNDYKDIDEETKTFMDRIDVINSSYEEYILSQPDNSFDVVYFDPMFKRPNKKSVAINSLRPFAQQGGLKKETLIQALRVCKNRVVIKERVGSGEFEKLGIQKCYGNTKFGSIAYGVIEKNDINAV
- a CDS encoding ABC transporter permease, translating into MNEFFNYLYGAKDQIVILLFEHIKLTALSVGIAILIGIPLGILISYIKKLNTPVLGIASVIQAIPSMALLGFAIPFLGIGTTPAIVMVVLYSLLPIIKNTTTGINSINAQTLESARGIGLTKFQVLTKVQIPLALPVIMSGIRISAVTAVGLMTMAAFIGGGGLGYLVFSGIRTVNTNQILGGAIPSCILALLVDFLFGVVEKLVTPISLQKSNNKSSASKIKTRKIQKGILAVTACVIVAIFMFTGLSKRITNEKTITIASKDFTEQEILGNILSELIELKTDISVNRKFALGGTQVIFSALKSGDVDMYVSYSGTAYGDVLKYPPISDVEEVYNTVKKDYKDKFNVEVLKQMNFNNTYTLAVTKETAEKYNLKTISDVAKVSNGLTATTTLEFLNREDGLIGLSKKYNLNFKDKIGIDGTPRYSALMNKESDIIDAFSTDGLLKKYDLTVLKDDKHFFPPYYAIPIVRSEILEKYPEIKPLVEEVGDLINDDVMSELNYEVDELKKDPKDVAIEFLTKEGLL
- a CDS encoding spore coat protein CotJB, translated to MNNELNNIMIYNFCAVDLNLYLDNFPNDKNASEDYSKVSCKLTSLIHEYEKKHGPLTNFGSSFVEDPKAWTDEPWPWDNY
- a CDS encoding (2Fe-2S)-binding protein, which translates into the protein MDDDKVVCGCTNVTIQNLRDAIENGAKSFEEIQSVINVDTRCGQCVDSVKSLVNELLGK
- the sspH gene encoding H-type small acid-soluble spore protein (SASP H; spore coat; expressed in forespore compartment), whose translation is MDKDRALEIASSPVMANVTYHGSPIYIDSVNDNSKTANIHFLNKQKNLQEISLINLQEH
- a CDS encoding 4Fe-4S ferredoxin — its product is MKILYFTATGNNLYVAKKIGGEYYSIPKLIKEDNFEFEDEKIGIVFPIYGLGVPKIVEEFLDKVKLNSKYIFAVATYGAFAGGVTNHLLEIGKRNNIKFSYINELLMVDNFLPGFDITKQMEKEPKKNIEENLAKIIDDIKVGRNHIKKHPIIRSLTKLMNQNDNSKQFVKKFYVESNCNGCKTCEKVCPVDNIKVDTSPTFYDNCQSCLACINNCPQNAIRLKNEKSRARFRNQNVKLKEIIDSNN
- a CDS encoding LuxR family transcriptional regulator; the encoded protein is MEEFIRNATIEDFKRGYVWDGKKAEFICLICGEYIGENDDCINTHTGRHGNPIERLLMLDKKYTGLTEIQKEFLDMVSNKYSGKEIAMKLACTESTVRNMRFALRERARQARAFLAVMELAEEKMPKITNPKLRVFPVKEEKRKALLPRFADLFEPDRDYTETEVKKVIKTIYEDDATIRRYLVDYGYLSRTNDGSKYYKNCEVNIMRDMNKKEIINNYKQQEIEMGIIQVYNTVNRYSFVDICTNLYKPFESIKFRLNLGRSKIKKLQEDWATYGEDAFEFKVVEKLKPNDGSTDKEKVDELKELLNMWIASQGESLKLYK
- a CDS encoding CDP-alcohol phosphatidyltransferase translates to MKLIANYISISRIFLGLILALLKPLSIEFLVIYSFCGISDILDGFIARKTYTTSKLGEKLDSVADLIMCIVLIIVLYPIINLTVEIIIWIVIIGIIRVMSMTVVFIKYKTFGMLHTYGNKITGVMLFIFPLSLKYLQSDIMVYIVCVLAGISAIEEFLINLSSNKFQANRKSIFLK